Proteins from a genomic interval of Erwinia sp. SLM-02:
- the ppiB gene encoding peptidylprolyl isomerase B, whose translation MVTFQTNHGDIVIKTFDDKAPATVKNFLEYCREGFYDNTIFHRVINGFMVQGGGFEPGMKQKNTKDEIRNEANNGLKNTKGTLAMARTQAPHSATAQFFINVADNDFLNFRDESLQGWGYCVFAEVVEGMDVVEKIKAVSTGRSGMHQDVPKDDVIIQKVTVSE comes from the coding sequence ATGGTCACTTTCCAGACTAACCACGGCGATATCGTAATCAAAACTTTTGATGACAAAGCGCCGGCTACCGTAAAAAACTTCCTGGAGTATTGCCGTGAAGGTTTCTACGACAACACCATTTTTCACCGCGTAATCAACGGTTTCATGGTTCAGGGCGGTGGTTTTGAACCCGGCATGAAGCAGAAAAACACCAAAGACGAGATCCGCAACGAAGCGAACAACGGTCTGAAGAACACCAAAGGTACTCTGGCGATGGCGCGTACTCAGGCTCCTCACTCAGCCACCGCTCAGTTCTTTATCAACGTTGCCGACAACGACTTCCTGAACTTCCGTGACGAAAGCCTGCAGGGCTGGGGTTACTGCGTGTTCGCTGAAGTGGTTGAGGGTATGGATGTGGTCGAGAAGATCAAAGCCGTTTCCACCGGCCGCAGCGGTATGCACCAGGATGTGCCAAAAGACGACGTGATTATCCAGAAAGTCACCGTCAGCGAGTAA
- the cysS gene encoding cysteine--tRNA ligase, with amino-acid sequence MLKIFNTLSRQKEEFKPIHAGQIGMYVCGITVYDLCHIGHGRTFVAFDVVARYLRYLGYSLKYVRNITDIDDKIIKRANENGETIGELTDRMIAEMHTDFAALNILPPDQEPRATRHIDEIIELVSTLIAREHAYVASNGDVMFSVDSDPTYGSLSRQDLEQLQAGARVEVADVKRNPMDFVLWKMSKSDEPGWASPWGNGRPGWHIECSAMNCKQLGHHFDIHGGGSDLMFPHHENEIAQSTCAHDGPYVNYWMHSGMVMVDREKMSKSLNNFFTVRDVLAHYDAETVRYFLMSGHYRSQLNYGEDNLNQARAALERLYTALRNTDASAAPAGGEAFEARFREAMDDDFNTPEAYSALFDLAREVNRLKSEDKAAADALAARLRQLAGVLGLLEQDPELFLQSGAQSNDDEVAEIEALIKMRNDARKEKNWAQADVARDKLNELGIILEDGPAGTSWRRK; translated from the coding sequence ATGCTAAAGATTTTCAACACCCTGAGTCGTCAAAAAGAGGAATTTAAACCAATCCATGCCGGTCAGATTGGCATGTACGTGTGCGGCATTACCGTTTATGACCTCTGTCACATTGGTCACGGCAGGACCTTCGTGGCGTTTGACGTGGTGGCCCGCTACCTGCGTTACCTCGGCTACTCCCTTAAGTACGTGCGTAACATCACCGATATTGATGACAAGATTATCAAACGCGCTAATGAAAACGGCGAAACGATTGGTGAACTGACCGACCGCATGATTGCTGAAATGCACACGGATTTTGCCGCGCTGAACATTCTGCCGCCGGACCAGGAGCCGCGTGCCACCCGCCATATTGATGAAATCATCGAGCTGGTCAGCACGCTGATTGCCCGTGAGCACGCGTATGTCGCCAGCAACGGCGACGTCATGTTCTCCGTAGACAGCGATCCGACCTACGGTTCGCTGTCACGCCAGGATCTGGAGCAGCTGCAGGCCGGTGCGCGCGTGGAAGTGGCGGATGTGAAACGCAATCCGATGGATTTCGTGCTGTGGAAAATGTCCAAGTCCGACGAGCCGGGCTGGGCGTCGCCGTGGGGCAACGGTCGTCCGGGCTGGCACATTGAGTGCTCGGCGATGAACTGCAAGCAGCTTGGCCACCACTTTGATATTCACGGTGGCGGCTCCGATCTGATGTTCCCGCATCATGAAAACGAAATCGCTCAGTCCACCTGCGCCCATGACGGCCCATACGTGAACTACTGGATGCACTCCGGCATGGTGATGGTTGACCGCGAGAAGATGTCGAAATCGCTAAACAACTTCTTTACCGTGCGCGACGTGCTTGCCCATTATGATGCGGAAACCGTGCGTTACTTCCTGATGTCCGGCCACTATCGCAGCCAGCTGAACTACGGTGAAGATAACCTGAACCAGGCGCGCGCCGCGCTTGAGCGCCTTTATACCGCGCTGCGTAATACCGATGCGTCGGCAGCGCCTGCCGGCGGCGAAGCATTTGAAGCCCGCTTCCGTGAAGCGATGGATGACGACTTCAACACCCCGGAAGCCTACTCGGCGCTGTTCGACCTGGCGCGTGAAGTTAACCGCCTGAAGTCAGAAGATAAAGCTGCAGCCGATGCGCTGGCTGCCCGCCTGCGCCAGCTGGCCGGCGTGCTTGGCCTGCTGGAGCAGGACCCGGAACTGTTCCTGCAGAGCGGTGCGCAGAGCAATGATGATGAAGTAGCGGAAATCGAAGCGCTGATCAAAATGCGCAACGATGCGCGTAAAGAGAAAAACTGGGCGCAGGCCGACGTGGCCCGCGACAAGCTGAACGAGCTGGGTATTATCCTTGAGGATGGCCCTGCCGGCACCAGCTGGCGTCGTAAGTAA
- a CDS encoding AAA family ATPase, translated as MIRQFALTNYRSIRHLEFELGQLNVISGPNGCGKSNLYKAVRLLHEAACERLSQGLAQDGGIQKAMWAGGKRPGERNSELKRMVLAVEMSDFDYQLEIGFPEPLISLFNLDPLVKKEQLWLSGQRRRRSAQLLERNNQTAFLQNIEGERVAYPAALHAEESVFAQLAEPHLYPEVSQVRESLRGWRFYHEFAVWPGSALRAPQVGIRSPVLAHDGSNLAAAFETIRERGHSELLFSILERAFPDSRFEVDAQGGRFQLLMHRQGILRPLESAELSDGTLRFLCLVVALLSPRPPAFMALNEPENSLHPDLLPALAELIAEASRYSQLWVTSHSPLLAQQIAEHAEVRHYQLGQVDGATVISDAAV; from the coding sequence ATGATCCGTCAGTTTGCCCTCACTAACTATCGCTCCATCCGCCATTTAGAGTTCGAACTCGGCCAGCTTAATGTCATCAGCGGCCCCAACGGCTGCGGCAAATCCAACCTCTATAAAGCGGTTCGCCTGCTGCACGAAGCCGCGTGCGAACGCCTGTCGCAGGGGCTGGCGCAGGACGGCGGCATTCAGAAGGCAATGTGGGCCGGTGGGAAGCGGCCCGGTGAACGCAACAGCGAACTCAAACGCATGGTGCTGGCGGTTGAGATGAGCGACTTCGACTACCAGCTGGAAATCGGTTTTCCCGAGCCGCTGATCAGCCTGTTTAACCTCGACCCGCTGGTAAAAAAAGAACAGCTGTGGCTGAGCGGTCAGCGACGCCGCCGATCGGCGCAGCTGCTGGAGCGCAATAACCAGACCGCTTTTCTGCAGAATATTGAGGGGGAAAGAGTGGCCTATCCGGCCGCGCTGCATGCGGAGGAGTCGGTATTTGCCCAACTGGCGGAGCCGCATCTTTACCCGGAAGTGTCGCAGGTGCGCGAGAGCCTGCGCGGCTGGCGTTTCTACCACGAATTTGCCGTGTGGCCGGGCAGTGCGCTGCGTGCGCCGCAGGTGGGCATTCGCTCACCGGTGCTGGCCCACGACGGCAGTAACCTCGCCGCCGCCTTTGAAACCATTCGCGAACGCGGGCACAGCGAGCTGCTGTTCTCAATTCTTGAGCGTGCTTTTCCCGACAGCCGTTTTGAAGTGGACGCGCAGGGCGGGCGCTTTCAGCTGTTGATGCATCGCCAGGGTATTCTGCGGCCGCTGGAGTCCGCCGAGCTATCCGACGGCACGCTGCGCTTTCTCTGCCTGGTTGTGGCGCTGCTCAGCCCGCGTCCGCCCGCTTTTATGGCGCTTAACGAGCCGGAAAACAGCCTGCATCCCGATCTGCTGCCCGCGCTCGCCGAACTGATTGCCGAAGCCAGCCGCTACAGTCAGCTGTGGGTGACCAGCCATTCGCCGCTGCTGGCGCAGCAGATTGCCGAGCACGCCGAGGTGCGGCACTACCAGCTGGGGCAGGTGGATGGCGCAACGGTGATTAGCGATGCCGCTGTCTGA
- a CDS encoding MFS transporter, with translation MSSHEGNWGDLLSGKNAARSAALSGGVALHAINIYIATTVLPSVVQEIGGLNLYAWNTTLFVVASILGSALTSRTLNRTGSRGAYMIAIMLFLAGSLLCALAPSMLVMLLGRTVQGLGGGFLFALGYAMIYEVFEKSLWPRAFALVSGMWGVATLVGPAIGGIFADINAWRMAFGFLVPVSLLYAWLIWRALPADGHERAPAAPLPGIQLLLLTAAVLAISLGSTKAELSYNLLGVGVAVILVAILVGRERQGGAGLLPRNALRLHSPLLMLYLTIGLLVIGMTSETFVPYFLQHLHGQSPLMSGYLAALMAAGWTLAEVWSSGWQGKRITLAIVIGPVLVLAGMVMLALATPVQSAGGIMLLVAISLALLLVGFGIGIGWPHLLTRVLEVTPAEDQDAAATSISTVQLFATALGAALSGMLANMGGLNVPGGSEGAVSASRVLFGVLALAPLLAIYTASRAAKTQ, from the coding sequence ATGTCATCGCATGAAGGAAACTGGGGAGATCTGCTCTCCGGTAAGAATGCCGCACGCTCGGCTGCGCTGTCCGGCGGCGTTGCGCTGCACGCTATCAATATCTACATCGCCACTACCGTCCTGCCCTCGGTGGTTCAGGAGATCGGCGGGCTGAATCTGTATGCGTGGAACACCACGCTGTTTGTGGTCGCCTCAATACTCGGTTCGGCACTGACCAGCCGAACCCTGAACCGCACCGGTTCGCGCGGTGCCTACATGATTGCGATTATGTTATTCCTGGCGGGCAGCCTGCTGTGCGCTCTCGCGCCGTCAATGCTGGTGATGCTGCTGGGCCGGACCGTACAGGGGCTGGGCGGCGGTTTTCTCTTCGCGCTGGGCTACGCGATGATCTATGAGGTTTTTGAGAAGTCGCTGTGGCCACGCGCTTTCGCGCTGGTGTCGGGCATGTGGGGCGTTGCCACGCTGGTCGGCCCGGCGATTGGCGGCATCTTTGCCGATATCAACGCCTGGCGAATGGCGTTTGGCTTCCTGGTGCCGGTATCGCTGCTGTACGCCTGGCTTATCTGGCGCGCGCTGCCCGCCGACGGCCACGAACGCGCGCCGGCCGCGCCGCTGCCGGGTATCCAGCTGCTGCTGCTGACGGCGGCGGTGCTGGCTATCAGCCTCGGCAGTACCAAAGCGGAGCTAAGCTATAACCTGCTCGGGGTTGGCGTGGCGGTGATTCTGGTGGCGATACTGGTAGGCCGTGAACGGCAAGGGGGCGCGGGCCTGCTGCCGCGAAATGCGCTACGCCTTCACTCACCGCTGCTGATGCTGTACCTGACCATCGGCCTGCTGGTTATCGGTATGACCAGTGAAACGTTTGTCCCCTACTTTCTGCAGCACCTGCACGGCCAGTCTCCGCTGATGTCGGGCTACCTGGCGGCGCTGATGGCGGCGGGCTGGACGCTGGCCGAGGTGTGGAGCTCCGGCTGGCAGGGCAAGCGTATTACGCTGGCGATTGTTATCGGCCCGGTGCTGGTACTGGCCGGGATGGTTATGCTGGCGTTAGCGACGCCGGTACAGAGCGCCGGGGGCATAATGCTGCTGGTGGCGATCTCACTGGCTCTGCTGCTGGTAGGATTCGGGATTGGTATCGGCTGGCCGCATCTGCTGACCCGGGTGCTGGAGGTAACGCCCGCAGAAGATCAGGACGCTGCCGCGACCTCAATCTCAACCGTGCAGCTGTTCGCTACCGCACTGGGCGCGGCGCTCTCCGGCATGCTGGCGAATATGGGCGGGCTGAACGTGCCGGGCGGCAGCGAGGGGGCAGTCAGCGCCTCGCGGGTGCTGTTTGGCGTGCTGGCGCTGGCACCGCTGCTGGCAATTTACACGGCCAGCCGGGCGGCTAAAACACAGTAA
- a CDS encoding helix-turn-helix transcriptional regulator → MSTEPLHGEHLSTSQRLLHLLKTRGPQQAAEAGKALGMTAEAARQQFGKLASDGLVAAFSTSRGVGRPSQFWQLTPKGQKQFPDTHPELTIQLLEIVRESFGEQGIDLLIEKREKKTREFYRHELAALNSLTERVARLAEIRSAEGYMAEYEVLDDGSLLLIENHCPICAAATVCQGFCRAEQAIFSEVLEADVVRVEHILSQARRCAYRVQHGDESR, encoded by the coding sequence TTGTCAACGGAACCGTTGCATGGAGAGCACTTATCGACATCACAGCGCCTGCTTCACCTGCTGAAAACCCGTGGGCCACAGCAGGCTGCGGAGGCGGGAAAGGCGCTGGGAATGACCGCAGAAGCTGCCCGCCAGCAGTTCGGCAAGCTGGCGTCGGACGGCCTGGTTGCCGCTTTCTCGACGTCGCGCGGCGTGGGCCGCCCTTCACAGTTCTGGCAGCTGACCCCGAAAGGGCAAAAGCAGTTCCCGGATACCCATCCCGAACTGACCATACAGCTGCTGGAAATCGTCAGAGAATCATTCGGTGAGCAGGGGATCGATCTGCTGATTGAAAAGCGCGAGAAGAAAACCCGCGAGTTTTACCGGCACGAGCTGGCCGCGCTGAATAGCTTAACCGAGCGGGTAGCGCGGCTGGCCGAGATCCGCTCTGCGGAAGGCTACATGGCGGAATATGAGGTGCTGGATGACGGCAGCCTGCTGCTGATTGAAAATCATTGCCCCATCTGCGCGGCGGCAACGGTCTGTCAGGGGTTCTGCCGGGCGGAGCAGGCCATCTTCAGTGAGGTGCTGGAAGCCGACGTGGTGCGTGTTGAACATATTCTCAGCCAGGCGCGACGCTGCGCCTACCGGGTGCAGCACGGGGATGAATCACGCTGA
- the adhP gene encoding alcohol dehydrogenase AdhP, producing MKAAVVTHDHKVNVVEKTLRPLKHGEALLKMDCCGVCHTDLHVKNGDFGDKTGVILGHEGVGVVKEIGPGVTSLKPGDRASVAWFFKGCGHCEYCNSGNETLCREVINAGYTADGGMAEECIVVADYAVKVPDGLDSAAASSVTCAGVTTYKAVKVSGIAPGKWLVIYGLGGLGNLALQYAKNVFNAKVIAVDVNDSQLQFAKDMGADMVINSRTEDAAKLIQERVGGAHAAVVTAVAKAAFNSAVDAMRAGGRIVAVGLPPESMSLNIPRLVLDGIQVVGSLVGTREDLAEAFQFAAEGKVLPKVTRRPLEDINTIFHEMESGTIVGRMVIDFTGAK from the coding sequence ATGAAAGCTGCTGTAGTGACTCACGATCATAAAGTGAACGTTGTCGAAAAGACCCTCCGCCCGCTCAAGCACGGCGAAGCGCTGCTGAAAATGGATTGCTGTGGCGTTTGCCATACCGACCTGCATGTGAAAAACGGTGATTTCGGTGATAAAACCGGGGTTATTCTTGGGCATGAAGGCGTTGGCGTGGTGAAGGAAATCGGCCCGGGCGTCACCTCCCTGAAACCCGGCGACCGCGCCAGCGTGGCCTGGTTCTTCAAGGGCTGTGGGCACTGTGAATACTGTAACAGCGGTAACGAAACCCTGTGCCGTGAAGTCATCAACGCGGGCTACACCGCCGACGGCGGCATGGCGGAAGAGTGCATCGTGGTGGCGGACTACGCGGTAAAAGTGCCGGACGGTCTGGACTCCGCTGCGGCAAGCAGCGTGACCTGCGCCGGGGTGACTACCTATAAAGCGGTGAAAGTCTCCGGTATTGCGCCGGGTAAATGGCTGGTGATCTACGGCCTTGGCGGCCTGGGCAACCTGGCGCTGCAGTATGCAAAAAACGTCTTTAACGCCAAGGTGATTGCCGTTGACGTCAACGATTCGCAGCTGCAGTTCGCGAAAGATATGGGCGCGGATATGGTGATTAACTCGCGCACTGAAGACGCGGCGAAGCTGATTCAGGAACGCGTTGGCGGCGCTCACGCGGCAGTGGTCACGGCCGTTGCCAAAGCCGCCTTTAACTCCGCGGTGGATGCCATGCGCGCCGGTGGCCGCATCGTGGCGGTTGGCCTGCCGCCGGAGTCCATGAGTCTGAACATCCCGCGCCTGGTGCTGGACGGTATTCAGGTCGTGGGTTCGCTGGTCGGCACCCGCGAAGATCTCGCCGAAGCCTTCCAGTTTGCAGCCGAAGGCAAAGTGCTGCCGAAGGTCACCCGCCGTCCTCTGGAGGATATCAACACCATCTTCCACGAAATGGAAAGCGGCACTATCGTTGGCCGTATGGTGATTGATTTTACCGGGGCGAAATAA
- the ybcJ gene encoding ribosome-associated protein YbcJ, whose protein sequence is MATFSLGDHPHVDLCDLLKLEGWVESGAMAKSLIADGYVTVNGAVETRKRCKIVAGQTVEFDGNQVTVTA, encoded by the coding sequence ATGGCAACCTTTTCCCTTGGCGATCACCCACATGTGGATCTCTGCGACCTGCTGAAGCTGGAAGGCTGGGTTGAAAGCGGCGCGATGGCTAAATCCCTGATTGCCGACGGTTACGTCACCGTCAACGGCGCGGTGGAAACCCGCAAGCGTTGCAAAATCGTTGCCGGTCAGACCGTCGAATTCGATGGCAATCAGGTTACCGTTACCGCCTGA
- the folD gene encoding bifunctional methylenetetrahydrofolate dehydrogenase/methenyltetrahydrofolate cyclohydrolase FolD, with the protein MVAKIIDGKTIAQQVRQEVAEKVQQRLAAGKRAPGLAVVLVGENPASQIYVGSKRRACEEVGFLSRSYDLPATTSEAELLDLITELNNDPAIDGILVQLPLPAGIDNVKVLEHISPAKDVDGFHPYNVGRLCQRAPKLRPCTPRGIVTLLERYNIDTFGLNAVVVGASNIVGRPMSMELLLAGCTTTVTHRFTKNLRHHVEHADLLVVAVGKPGFIPGEWIKPGAIVIDVGINRLESGKVVGDVEFEAASERASYITPVPGGVGPMTVATLIQNTLQACEGSDDGAVE; encoded by the coding sequence ATGGTAGCAAAAATTATTGACGGTAAAACGATTGCGCAGCAGGTGCGACAAGAGGTTGCGGAAAAAGTACAGCAGCGTCTGGCGGCCGGTAAACGTGCGCCTGGCCTGGCCGTAGTTCTGGTTGGTGAGAACCCGGCGTCGCAAATCTATGTCGGCAGCAAACGTCGTGCCTGTGAAGAGGTGGGCTTCCTCTCCCGCTCTTACGATCTGCCCGCAACGACCAGCGAAGCCGAACTGCTGGACCTGATTACCGAGCTGAATAACGATCCGGCCATTGACGGTATTCTGGTGCAGCTGCCGCTGCCGGCCGGCATTGACAACGTGAAGGTGCTGGAGCATATCTCTCCGGCGAAGGATGTGGACGGCTTCCACCCTTATAACGTGGGTCGCCTGTGCCAGCGTGCGCCAAAGCTGCGCCCGTGCACGCCGCGCGGCATTGTGACGCTGCTGGAGCGCTACAATATCGATACCTTCGGCCTGAATGCCGTGGTCGTCGGTGCCTCGAATATCGTCGGCCGCCCGATGAGCATGGAGCTGCTGCTGGCCGGTTGCACCACCACAGTGACCCACCGCTTCACCAAAAACCTGCGCCACCACGTAGAGCACGCCGACCTGCTGGTGGTTGCCGTTGGCAAACCCGGCTTTATTCCCGGCGAATGGATTAAGCCAGGCGCGATCGTAATCGATGTTGGCATCAACCGCCTGGAAAGCGGCAAAGTGGTCGGCGACGTGGAGTTTGAAGCCGCGTCCGAGCGTGCTTCCTATATCACCCCGGTTCCGGGCGGCGTCGGTCCCATGACCGTGGCCACCCTGATTCAGAATACCCTGCAGGCCTGTGAAGGCAGCGATGATGGAGCAGTAGAATAA
- the frc gene encoding formyl-CoA transferase, translating to MKLPLEGIKVIDFTGVQAGPSCTQMLAWLGADVLKIEMPGKGDVTRQQLRDIPGKDGLYFTMLNSNKRSLELNTKTPEGKEILTKLLSKADVFVENFAPGSLERMGFGWESLQEINARLIYGTIKGFPENSPYGDLKTYEDIAQAAGGAASVTGLIEGTPLMSGAAVGDSNTGMHLLIGILTAIIHREKTGKGQKVYMSMQDAVMNLCRVKFRDQQRLERNGELTEYPQYPHKPFGDTVPRGENASGSGVPGWMLKCKNWKTDPNDYVYVIFQPWGWKDVCNVIGKPEWITDPEFATPEARIPHLFDVYNAVESWTIDKDKHEVVEIMRKSEIPCGPVLTTKELMYDKSLRKNGSVVEVEHKERGSYFTIGCPQKFSAFTPKITGSPLLGEHNVEVLTDLGYTEQQIKTLKEKGVI from the coding sequence ATGAAACTTCCCTTAGAAGGCATAAAAGTTATTGATTTTACTGGTGTGCAGGCGGGTCCATCATGCACACAAATGCTGGCCTGGTTAGGTGCTGATGTACTAAAGATTGAAATGCCGGGTAAAGGAGATGTCACCCGTCAGCAATTACGCGATATACCAGGAAAGGATGGGCTTTACTTTACCATGCTAAATTCTAATAAACGATCGTTAGAATTAAATACTAAAACGCCGGAAGGAAAGGAAATCCTTACAAAATTATTAAGTAAAGCAGATGTTTTTGTAGAAAATTTCGCTCCCGGTTCTCTGGAAAGAATGGGGTTTGGCTGGGAATCTTTACAAGAAATTAATGCAAGATTGATTTATGGCACCATTAAGGGATTTCCAGAGAACTCTCCCTATGGCGATCTAAAAACCTATGAGGATATAGCACAGGCTGCGGGCGGGGCTGCATCCGTCACCGGGCTTATTGAGGGAACTCCGCTAATGTCAGGAGCTGCCGTAGGAGATTCCAATACTGGGATGCACCTTCTCATTGGAATTTTAACGGCGATCATTCATCGAGAAAAAACCGGGAAAGGGCAGAAGGTTTACATGTCAATGCAGGATGCAGTGATGAACCTGTGCCGTGTAAAATTTCGCGATCAGCAGCGCCTTGAACGAAATGGTGAATTAACAGAGTACCCACAATATCCCCATAAGCCTTTTGGCGATACGGTTCCTCGTGGTGAGAACGCTTCAGGATCGGGCGTACCTGGCTGGATGCTTAAATGCAAAAACTGGAAAACAGATCCCAACGATTATGTTTATGTCATCTTCCAACCGTGGGGATGGAAAGACGTCTGTAACGTAATCGGAAAACCTGAATGGATTACAGACCCTGAATTTGCAACACCAGAGGCAAGAATTCCTCATCTTTTTGACGTTTATAATGCAGTCGAATCATGGACAATCGATAAAGATAAACATGAAGTTGTTGAAATTATGCGTAAGTCTGAAATTCCCTGTGGTCCCGTTTTAACGACAAAAGAGCTTATGTATGATAAATCACTCCGGAAAAACGGTTCAGTGGTTGAGGTCGAACATAAGGAACGAGGTTCATATTTTACTATTGGATGCCCACAAAAATTTTCAGCATTCACTCCAAAAATCACAGGATCACCGTTGCTTGGAGAACACAATGTAGAGGTGCTCACCGATTTGGGATATACAGAACAACAGATAAAAACGCTTAAAGAGAAAGGTGTAATTTGA
- the oxc gene encoding oxalyl-CoA decarboxylase — MSELQQEKVIDGFNLVVKAMKINKITEIYGVAGIPVTDLMRLAQENGIKYYGFRHETSAGFAAASSGYLQQWPGVCMTVSAPGFLNGMVALANATTNGFPMILISGSSNRAIVDLKQGDYEELDQMNSATPYAKAAYRINRVEDIGIGIARAIRTSLSGRPGGVYLDLPAALLPAVMPYESGLASLITVTDPAPAQFPSEHAVKQAIDLLRTAKRPIVVIGKGAAYARVEHDLKTFIEDASLPFLPMSMAKGLLPDLHPLSAATARSLVLGKADVVLLIGARLNWLLSHGKPPLWAETAKIIQLEIDSVEIDSNRRIDVPVVGDVASTMKLILKEFAKGTFKAPKEWLDVISIKKKENAEKMASRLENRTVPMNFFTALSTVNKVMQTFPDACLVSEGANTLDVGRNLIDIKKPRHRLDSGTWGTMGIGMGYAIAAAVTQQSPVVALEGDSAFGFSGMDVETICRYELPVTIIVMNNGGIYRGDDINRFNKGDPGVTTLMASARYDVMMEAFGGAGYNATTPDELETQLNKAITSGKPSLINVLIDIHAGTESGHLKKLNTTQGK; from the coding sequence ATGTCAGAGTTGCAGCAGGAAAAAGTAATAGATGGTTTTAATCTTGTTGTTAAGGCAATGAAGATCAATAAAATAACGGAGATATATGGTGTTGCCGGAATACCTGTAACTGATTTAATGCGGCTGGCGCAAGAGAATGGAATTAAATACTATGGTTTCCGTCATGAAACCTCTGCCGGATTTGCCGCGGCAAGTAGTGGATATTTACAACAGTGGCCAGGTGTCTGTATGACAGTCTCTGCGCCGGGATTTCTGAATGGTATGGTCGCGCTGGCAAATGCGACCACCAATGGTTTTCCGATGATCTTAATTTCAGGCTCTTCCAATCGCGCAATTGTTGATTTGAAGCAAGGTGACTATGAAGAGCTGGACCAAATGAATTCAGCAACGCCCTATGCTAAGGCCGCATATCGTATCAACAGAGTAGAAGATATCGGTATAGGCATTGCTCGAGCTATTCGCACCTCGCTATCTGGCCGCCCTGGCGGTGTTTATTTGGATTTACCTGCCGCGCTACTCCCTGCCGTTATGCCATATGAAAGTGGACTTGCCTCGCTTATTACAGTGACCGATCCTGCCCCTGCTCAGTTTCCCTCTGAACACGCGGTAAAGCAGGCGATTGATCTACTCCGCACGGCCAAAAGACCCATCGTGGTCATAGGAAAAGGGGCTGCCTACGCCCGGGTAGAGCATGATTTGAAAACGTTTATTGAGGACGCATCGCTTCCCTTCCTGCCAATGTCCATGGCTAAAGGACTGCTGCCAGATTTGCATCCTCTGTCCGCTGCAACTGCAAGATCTCTTGTTTTGGGCAAAGCAGATGTCGTTCTGCTAATAGGAGCAAGATTAAACTGGTTATTAAGTCATGGTAAACCGCCTCTGTGGGCTGAAACGGCAAAAATAATTCAGTTAGAGATTGACTCTGTTGAAATTGATTCTAATCGTCGAATTGATGTTCCTGTTGTTGGCGATGTGGCTTCTACCATGAAGCTAATACTGAAAGAGTTCGCGAAGGGGACATTTAAAGCACCTAAAGAATGGCTGGACGTGATAAGCATCAAGAAAAAAGAAAACGCAGAAAAAATGGCGAGCCGTTTAGAAAATCGCACTGTTCCAATGAATTTCTTCACCGCTTTATCAACGGTAAATAAAGTTATGCAGACCTTCCCTGATGCCTGTCTTGTTTCTGAAGGTGCGAATACTCTGGACGTTGGACGCAATTTAATTGATATAAAAAAACCCCGGCACCGTCTGGACAGTGGGACGTGGGGAACCATGGGGATCGGCATGGGCTATGCCATTGCGGCAGCTGTCACACAACAATCACCGGTTGTTGCTTTAGAAGGCGACAGCGCATTTGGCTTTTCGGGTATGGACGTTGAGACGATTTGTCGTTATGAATTGCCGGTTACGATAATCGTTATGAATAATGGGGGGATTTATCGTGGAGATGATATTAACCGTTTCAATAAAGGCGATCCCGGGGTGACCACTTTGATGGCTTCAGCACGATACGATGTGATGATGGAAGCATTTGGAGGTGCGGGTTATAACGCAACAACTCCCGATGAGCTTGAAACACAACTTAATAAAGCAATAACTTCTGGCAAACCATCCCTTATCAACGTACTTATCGATATTCATGCTGGTACTGAGAGTGGTCATCTTAAAAAACTCAATACAACACAGGGTAAATAA